A region from the Aegilops tauschii subsp. strangulata cultivar AL8/78 chromosome 5, Aet v6.0, whole genome shotgun sequence genome encodes:
- the LOC109732555 gene encoding uncharacterized protein: MDMDSPPVPVPMPPSKPADLSLTLAPAAQSVAEADGGAGAGVDGACVDGKDVRLFPCLFCNKKFLKSQALGGHQNAHKKERSIGWNPYFYMPPASSAHLHANAAPPNSSGATASGAYAGSGAGGGGVGSAVPGVAAGGAAHAYASRAYAALPTTFPIASHSSIMVGSDRLQYYAPPQGASASSAAAGELYSSGMQQVSRFAAHQQQLLAVSSSSSERAMMAAAEQPGAGRDELIDMLNWRRGCHGPTASAAATTPSPASTTTTLTSGGGSNYNNNGEEAEEELDLNLSL, translated from the coding sequence atgGACATGGACTCGCCCCCTGTGCCTGTGCCCATGCCGCCGTCCAAGCCGGCCGACCTCTCGCTCACGCTGGCGCCGGCCGCGCAGTCCGTCGCCGAGGCTGACGGGGGAGCCGGGGCGGGCGTCGACGGCGCGTGCGTCGACGGCAAGGACGTGCGCCTCTTCCCCTGCCTCTTCTGCAACAAGAAGTTCCTCAAGTCGCAGGCGCTCGGCGGCCACCAGAACGCGCACAAGAAGGAGCGCAGCATCGGCTGGAACCCCTACTTCTACATGCCGCCCGCCTCCTCCGCGCACCTCCACGCCAATGCCGCACCGCCCAACTCCTCCGGCGCCACGGCCTCGGGGGCCTACGCCGGCtctggcgctggcggcggcggcgtgggctCCGCCGTGCCCGGCGtggccgcgggcggcgcggcgcacGCGTACGCCAGCCGTGCCTACGCGGCCTTGCCCACCACGTTCCCAATCGCCTCCCACAGCTCCATCATGGTCGGCTCCGACCGGCTCCAGTACTACGCGCCGCCACAGGGCGCGTCGGCGtcctcggcggcggcgggcgagctGTACAGCAGCGGCATGCAGCAGGTGTCCCGCTTCGCCGCGCACCAGCAGCAGCTCCTGGccgtcagcagcagcagcagcgagcGCGCGATGATGGCCGCGGCCGAGCAGCCCGGCGCCGGGCGCGACGAGCTGATCGACATGCTCAACTGGAGGCGGGGCTGCCACGGCCCGACCGCCTCGGCGGCCGCCAccaccccctcgccggccagcaccACCACCACGCTCACCTCCGGAGGCGGCAGCAACTACAACAACAACGGCgaggaggccgaggaggagctggACCTCAACTTGAGCCTGTAG
- the LOC109732556 gene encoding uncharacterized protein, translated as MSLLDDVDDEAFLLAAEAAEAAANTYSKRPRLSTSPSPTPAASEGSYLSALKGSHSAAWKQQQETLTLAHKRPGGSKVPGVSPGGGVQITKGACFKCGDTSHWARECPQSLQASVGGVGGGIGGGGGGVGGGIGGGGGGYVDAGGEVEEKACPCGAGICLVLTSSTPRNPGRKFYRCPTRDNGGCNFFEWCDAPSPGAANARSSTSFQSDASIVNMPCSCGAGTCLILTTKAGVNVGRQFYRCPAQGGSSCGFFKWCDDQQQPRTAAPLQGGSSPYQAGATPTNQSMSKSSSGCFKCGQENHWAKDCPNQSSDPYSDKGGRALSSATSSDGCFKCGKAGHWSRDCPVANSGGGGGGAVASNVKSSSTLGSWNSRRY; from the exons ATGTCGCTGCTCGACGACGTGGACGACGAGGCCTTCCTCCTCGCCGCCGAGGCAGCGGAGGCCGCGGCGAACACGTACTCCAAGCGCCCCCGCCTCTCCACCTCCCCGTCGCCGACCCCCGCCGCCTCCGAGGGGTCCTACCTGTCCGCGCTCAAGGGCAGCCACAGCGCCGCCTGGAAGCAGCAGCAGGAAACCCTAACCCTCGCCCACAAGCGGCCCGGCGGCTCCAAGGTCCCAGGCGTCTCCCCTGGCGGCGGCGTACAGATCACCAAGGGCGCGTGCTTCAAGTGCGGGGACACCAGCCACTGGGCGAGAGAGTGCCCCCAATCCTTGCAGGCAAGTGTCGGCGGCGTAGGAGGCGGAATCGGCGGTGGTGGGGGCGGCGTAGGGGGCGGaatcggcggcggtggcggcggctatGTGGATGCGGGCGGGGAGGTGGAGGAGAAGGCGTGCCCCTGCGGCGCTGGGATCTGCCTTGTGCTCACCTCCAGCACGCCCAGAAACCCCGGCCGCAAGTTCTACAGGTGTCCCACGCGG GACAATGGAGGTTGCAACTTCTTTGAGTGGTGTGATGCTCCATCTCCAGGCGCTGCTAATGCTCGCAGCAGCACAAGCTTTCAGTCAGATGCATCAATTGTGAATATGCCTTGTTCCTGTGGTGCTGGAACATGCTTAATTCTCACAACAAAGGCGGGAGTTAATGTTGGGAGGCAGTTTTATCGGTGCCCAGCTCAG GGAGGTAGCTCTTGTGGCTTTTTCAAATGGTGTGACGATCAGCAGCAGCCTAGGACAGCTGCTCCACTGCAAGGTGGTTCATCACCATATCAAGCTGGCGCTACCCCCACCAACCAAAGCATGAGCAAGAGCTCTTCGGGCTGCTTCAAATGCGGGCAAGAGAACCACTGGGCGAAGGACTGCCCGAATCAATCTTCGGATCCTTACTCTGACAAAGGCGGGAGGGCATTAAGTTCAGCAACCTCATCTGATGGGTGTTTCAAGTGTGGTAAGGCTGGTCACTGGTCCCGTGATTGCCCTGTTGCAAacagtggtggtggtggtggtggtgccgTCGCCAGCAATGTCAAGTCGTCTTCTACTTTGGGCTCATGGAACAGCAGGAGATACTGA